From a region of the Helianthus annuus cultivar XRQ/B chromosome 5, HanXRQr2.0-SUNRISE, whole genome shotgun sequence genome:
- the LOC110940181 gene encoding protein GLUTAMINE DUMPER 2 — protein sequence MAIQATSSMPPSSSVTVQRSPWHSPVPYLFGGLAAMLGLIAFALLILACSYWKLSADREGDLESGNGSQDGESKQGDHRETPVFEEKYLVIMAGDAKPTFLATPASSRTSSFGSCSCRSDSTVSTDASSLTDEEKQVRSTQNDETPQHQP from the coding sequence ATGGCAATTCAAGCAACTTCTTCAATGCCTCCTTCGTCATCGGTGACCGTACAACGGTCACCATGGCACTCACCTGTCCCGTACCTATTCGGAGGCCTTGCGGCCATGTTGGGCCTCATTGCTTTTGCTCTCTTGATTCTCGCTTGCTCGTATTGGAAGTTATCCGCGGACCGGGAAGGGGACCTTGAGTCCGGAAACGGTTCCCAAGATGGAGAATCCAAACAGGGTGATCACAGAGAGACCCCTGTTTTCGAAGAGAAGTATCTTGTGATAATGGCGGGAGACGCAAAACCGACGTTTTTGGCCACGCCAGCTTCAAGCCGAACGTCGTCGTTTGGTAGTTGTAGTTGTAGAAGCGACTCTACCGTGTCGACGGACGCATCCTCCTTGACGGATGAGGAAAAACAAGTGAGGAGTACACAAAACGATGAGACTCCACAACACCAACCTTag
- the LOC110942819 gene encoding uncharacterized protein LOC110942819, whose product MEPVLNSLDAKKQACDIEKSKDDGDNSVEIISYGAMFSPYKSKLQRQFSEEDRKYENQKKRSKRLSEWKWVEVINLDDSEDDEKEDELDDTADSSRNKKNG is encoded by the exons ATGGAGCCAGTTCTGAATTCACTTGATGCGAAAAAACAAGCATGCGATATTGAAAAATCTAAG gatgatggtgataatagtgttgaaattatttcttatggtgcaatgttcAGTCCATACAAGTCTAAGCTTCAACGTCAATTTAGTGAAGAg gatcggaagtatgagaatcaaaagaaaagatctaagagactctctgaatggaaatgggtCGAGGTTATAAATTTAGATGATTCTGAGGACGATGAGAAAGAAGATGAACTAGATGATACTGCTGATTCGAGCAGAAACAAGAAAAACGGATAA